The Lonchura striata isolate bLonStr1 chromosome 6, bLonStr1.mat, whole genome shotgun sequence nucleotide sequence TCCACATGAAAAATCACTGTAACACCACTGTCCTTCTCCTGTTGGACAGCCTTCGGCACCCAGAGAAGCCAGTGGCActtggcagagccaggctctgtGGGACAAGGACACTGGGAACAGCTAAAAGCAGAGAGGATGCTCAGAGAGCAGAATTCCCACAGGATTCTGCTGAAACCAGGGTCCTCAtaagacaggaaagctggacaggacagaacgcACGTCGAACCAATATGGTTAATCCAACGTTCCGCCTTTATtagagagaagatggcagtttatatacacttctatAGAGTTTagagtttacaaaggcactctcattggcaagtgaacattgtttgtctttgtcttaagtTCGCCTAAACCTCACACTATAAAGCTATACTGCTTCACACCCAGGCAGCCCAGTGCttcccatcacaccttaatatAATCTCTAACTGCACCACAAACTCTAAATTTCTAACTTCGTCTCAGGCTTAGAGggcctcacaaggcccaaatctgaggcctAGACTGGAGTGGCTCAATCttattccaaacataaatcacgctctctctctctcagaaatgctgcaacaccCTACTACTATTGGTAAATGTGGAGATAGGTCTAACATGCatgaatttctgtttctgcctaCTTGTGATTGCAATTTACTGGGCAGGGATTTGATGGCTAAAATGGGAATGTCAGTCATCACTGTGAAAGCTGATAAAGAAGCTACCACCATTGCAACTTAGTGTCAAATGTCTGAGAAGGCCTACTTACTGAGAGGTAaacccagaggtgtgggcagaCCCACAGAAAAGTGGAAAATTAGATctggaacctccccaaatcACTTTGGAGCCaccaggacaagtggtgtctaaaaAGCAATGCCCTGTTTcaagggagagaaggaaaggggTTCCAGCCTGTGTACTGAGCTCCTGTTCAAGGCAGGTCTTTTGGAGCCACGGATGTCTCCCTGGAACACTGCTATCCATGCCAGGTAAGGCagaattttaaagaattctGAAGAATTCTAAAGTGTTAAAAAGCAGATGAACCGATCCCTAGTCCTTCCAGACAGGGAAAAAGAAGTTGAATTTTATGTGGATGTTGAACAGGAGCACGCCAAAGGAGTTCTAGTGCAAGAACACCGCAGGGCTGTACTTGAAGACCGATGGCCCATCTTGCTAAAATGTTAAACCCCTCGGCGAGGGGTGGCCCCAGTGTTTGCAaaattgtgcagccacagcttgaCTTGTAATAcgattagaaaaaaataaagccacgGCTTTAATTGTAACTGAAGACTGCAAGAGACTCTCATGTCTTAAAGGTTCGCAACAAATTATGTTTTTGTTAACCAAAAGAGCATCTGCTGGCATGGGAGATTTAGATCTATGAAGGAAAGAAGGCCTTAACCCCATCTCATGTTTAACTGCTCCTGGGGAAGGAGACCTGAAGGACATTCATGATTGGATTCAGATAGTAGATCTCTAGATGCCAAGGAGATATTCAAAGATCCGCCTTGGAGTTAATCTTtgggattttaatttttccgGAGCAGTAAATTAGGATGTTGCTGGAGGTTTCTGCTGGTGGTCCCAACAGGGCAGCCATTTGCTGCAGCCCGTGAAGCTGGCATCACAGTCCATGTGGGGGTGTAGGACAGATCCTTGTGTTCTGCTTCTTTCCCTCTCcactccccagtgccaccagctgccCCGGGCAATGAGGGGGTTCTGGGCTGAGCGAGGGCAGTGCGAAGGTGCAGCAGCTCAAGGATCCACTCCCTGCGCACTTCCCGGGACAGGGCTGCCCTGGGCCTTGGCATGGACAGAGGGAGGGTCCCCCTTCTCTGCTCGGCCTgaccctcctgccccagcctcaCTCGGTTCCATTCATGTGCCTCCCGTGAGCTCCGCTCTCCACACAGATCCTGGTTCTGATCCTCGGATCCACAGCACTGATTTTCCTGGATTTTAGCCAGGGCTTCCCCAGTGGAAGGGATAGGGATACGGAGAAGGAGTGTCTTGGGCTCTCCCCCACCACCGTTAGCGTTTTCAGccctccaagggctcctttgtctcccttttccccaccaATATCCCACTTTAGCTGAAGTTGCTGACATGGACCATCCTTGACACACTGCAATGggtttcttgttttattttccgGGTCCTCAGTCCTGCGTGGGACTCGGTAagtgggtgctgcagaggctccggcAAGGCATCAAGAACGCCGGCCCCGCACCCAAGGGTGGCACGAGATCTCGTCCAGCTCCGGCCTGTCCGCAGGGTGCTTGGCCAAACACCATCggatcaggtgctggagctctggggagagaagcCAGAAAGCGCCGGTCAGCGGCAGAGTCTCCTGGCCAGCTGCCCCCGTCGGCACGGGCCCCTCCTGCGGCCGGCCCTGGAGGGCAGAGCCACGTCCCGCGGAGCTGGTGAGGGCCGCGCCGGGCTGAGCGCCGCCAGCTGCCAAAGCCCGGCGTCTTGAGGCCAGACACCaacctggagagagctgctgcccgAAGGAGAGCTTGCCCAGCACGATGGCATGGTCGtcctggaaggggaggctccCGCACACCATGACGTACAGCAGCACGCCCAGGGACCAGACGGTGGCCGCGTGGCCGTGGTAGCAGCCGAGCCAGATCCACTCGGGCGGGCTGTACGCGTGGGTTCCTAGGGGAGACgggcggcgctggccgggcgcaggctgctgccttccagagcccGGTGCCAGCCTCCTGGCCGAGGCAGGGCCCGCACCCACGGCCACAGCTTCCCCCCGAGGCCACCCTGCATCCCCCGgccagctggccaaaggcacGAAACCATTCCGCGAGGCCAAGAAggcaccgggagcagggcccaggccatgGCTCACCGGCAAAGCCCGTGAAGGCCCGCTCCTGGAGGAAGGCGCCGCAGCCGAAGTCGATCAGCTTCAGGTCGCCGCTCTCCGGGTCCACCAGCAGGTTCTCCGGCTTGATGTCCCGGTGCAGGACGCCGCAGGCGGTGcagtgccgcacggcctccagcacctggcagaaaagccagcgcGCCTGCACCTCGCagaggcagccctgctcctgcaggaactcCAGGAGATCCTGCGATGCCTCCGGgcgctccagcaccagcacgaAGCTGTCGGGCAGCTCAAACCAGTCCAGGAGCTGGATGATGTtgtggcagccagagcccacctTCTCCATCAGCACCACCTCCAAGGGCACGCGGGTGCCGTCGGGCTGTCAGCGGGAGACAATCGGTGCCTCGGGCaggcctgcagctgctgctgctgctgctgctgctgctgcagccctggggctgcgctgcgccctgcccgggatgccccagtgcccctggcgCAGCCTCCCTGCCGCCTGCGCTGCCTCccgcccgggggatgctcgggggcccctgcccggccccagcaCCGCTGTTGGCCGTGCccgggcccgcggggctgcggctccgcacgccgagcccgccccgggattctccctgcccgccgcgccccgctctgtcccgctggccccgctcgcTCACCAGCTCGTCCCACTGCAGGACGCTCTCCCGGTCCACgcgtttgatggccacctgcgagccacggagagaggagggctgagctccagccctgccgctccccgccgctgcccctcctgccccgcccggccgcggcggccACTCACCGGGCTCCCGTCCGAGAGGCGGATGCCCGAGAAGACGGTGCcgaagccgccgctgcccagctgcgGGCCCAGCAGGTACCGCTCCTgccgctgcctcctctgccctgcGGCCGAGAGAAGCCGTCAGCCTGGCGCCCAGAACGCCCCGCAAGTGCCCGCGAGTgaagcgggccgggcccccgcggccgccgcgctctcacctgcttcctgctgcgcgccgggcagcggccacggccctgcagccgccgggctggcgagcggcggagccgggccggggcagcgcgcacaggcggctgcggcagccccggggcagcgggccGGGGCGGCACCGTCGCTGTCCCCGGCGGCGTGGGCTGGGCTCCGCTCCTGCCgacggccggggctgcagcccgagccTTGGCCCAGGGGAGTCCCGGGAGCggctgcaaggcagacagggcttGTTCACGCCGTGCATCGCAGGCGCTGCAAAGAGCCAGCGACTAGGCTGCTCTCGGGGGCCCTGGCCTGGCCGGGCCgcgcccctccagagccccgCGGGAGATCTCACCTGGTACTAGGAAGCCCTTTTCGGCACTCGAGGGCTGTCTtggggcagctccctgcaggtgGAGGAACCTCCTTGGTGTCTGGAGGCTCCTCTCCACCACCAGGCTCGGGCTGTTGCTGGCTGGCACAACCAGCACAGCGTCCTGGTCGTCCTGGCCGCTGTGGGATGACCACTGGTGGCTCCAGGATGTTTGCTGCCccgccagctgctcctgagaaGGCTCCCCTGCATCGGGCTGGGCTCCCATTTGGACTTGTGGGCTCTCCCCTGCCACGTCAATGGCCAGGATTGAGCCCGTGTTGCTGATGTCCACAAGTCCAAGGGAACTGGGAGACCAGTCCACGGGCTCTGCACCTTGTGCAGGCTGATGGgtctcactgagcctctgcgagggatggaggctgtcagagagagcagaggctcctggcagggtgcAGGGTCTCTGACAGCCTGAGGTTCCTGCAAGGATGGTGGTGTCTCccccctgctgtgccatccttgcaggcctcgaggctctcccagggatggagaatgtttctgggagcagcctctggaaGGGATGGAGGCTTCTGGATGAACTGGCCGAGCCACAGCAGGCCAGGTGGCCTcgcttcagcagctcctgcagttcTGCCCACAAGACCTGCCACATCCCCGAGTAGAGCGGCGCACGTGTCCCGctgccatcccagagctgcagcatcagttcccgcagctcccgggcctctgccaggcaggggccgcagctgcaggggctgcccagggggctggcGGGAGCACGCGGCCGCTTGCCAGGAGCGGCCCGaggcctggggagcctgggagccgcaggggctcctcgcttcctccgtgagcctctgggcctggccCCGCGGCGCTTGCTCCTCTTGGCTGTCCGTGTCCGCCGGCTCCGTGGCTGCCGGTGGCCAAAGGCCCACCAGACAGCcacggcggccagcagcaggacaagcgCAGCCATCAGGACGTCACCGGCACCCATGGCTCCAGCACGTCCCGTCGcgactgcactggcagctgcgggCGCTGGCCCCTTTTATCCAGCGACAGCGCGGTGATGTCGCAGCGATGTCACGGTGctgcggccagcacagccctgggacatcacagccctgcctcacgccagcgctctgcccctttgtgccctcacagccctgcctcggccccgccctccGCAAGGCCCCAGCAGGGATGAGGGGGCTCCCTATGGGCActtgccagctctctggagcaCAGTGGGTGGAAGATTCTTCTTTAAGTGGcacacagggatgaggaggggaatgttgatggtctcacctccttgctggcagagcatggGACATGGGTCGTCCAATGGGacactgcaaagtccttgaggaGGGCAGGCCCCGCTCAGCAACATCCAAGCCATCACTGTGCTATCTACCACATTCCCGTCctgaatccaaacccagctctttgccgctcgctgggaagaaaatggatcctATCCCATTGAAAACCAGTACCTCAGCCCATtcttcacccagcacacccTGTCTCTGTTTGTCTCACACCTGGACACCTGCTCCAGATGTTTTCTGCAAGGGACGGAATCAAAACTCCAAATCCTCAAATAGAACCTGCATTGCCTTCCCATCATCCAGGAGACGGGTGACCTGCTGGTAGTGGCACAGTCAATCAGACAGGAATGTCCCTGACTGCAGACTCGTGACTGACACCATGGGAGGTTTCAAGCGCCAGCATTTTATTATTCCCCAGTACAAACTTCTATACCCTTTTCCCTCACATGCATAATAACTGAGTGGCCTTTTACTCTTTTGTGGTTGGCCAATAAACATCAGCATTCCGTGCTTCTGTTCCTTCAGTGCTGTTCACCTGTCTTATACAGCTGCACCCCATTAGGGATGAGGCTGGGCCGCAGTCCCATTCCCTGCCTCCCATAATCTGTTCTCCTACATTTCCCTCCGTTATCTCACGCTGCCCTGTCCAGATGCTGGCCCTGTCCTTCCATCACTTCCCAGTAGTGCCAATGATGGACTTTCCTGCTATCAAGATCAAATTATCAGGGCTGGAGTTTCCTGGAGAGTCCAAGCCCTTCCTGTCAGGTCAGATACAGCcggagaacacagagccagcaTGGACCTCCTTGTCATTCAGGATCTTGGGCAGAGGATTTAGGGGCTTCCTGTTGGGACATATTGGGATGAATCCCATCCAACGCTACAGCATCATAGATATTGTTCTGGTCCAAGTTGTCCCAGGCAATTCCACATGAAAA carries:
- the LOC144246534 gene encoding serine/threonine-protein kinase pim-1-like; this encodes MGAGDVLMAALVLLLAAVAVWWAFGHRQPRSRRTRTAKRSKRRGRLSETHQPAQGAEPVDWSPSSLGLVDISNTGSILAIDVAGESPQVQMGAQPDAGEPSQEQLAGQQTSWSHQWSSHSGQDDQDAVLVVPASNSPSLVVERSLQTPRRFLHLQGAAPRQPSSAEKGFLVPGQRRQRQERYLLGPQLGSGGFGTVFSGIRLSDGSPVAIKRVDRESVLQWDELPDGTRVPLEVVLMEKVGSGCHNIIQLLDWFELPDSFVLVLERPEASQDLLEFLQEQGCLCEVQARWLFCQVLEAVRHCTACGVLHRDIKPENLLVDPESGDLKLIDFGCGAFLQERAFTGFAGTHAYSPPEWIWLGCYHGHAATVWSLGVLLYVMVCGSLPFQDDHAIVLGKLSFGQQLSPELQHLIRWCLAKHPADRPELDEISCHPWVRGRRS